One genomic window of Oncorhynchus clarkii lewisi isolate Uvic-CL-2024 chromosome 5, UVic_Ocla_1.0, whole genome shotgun sequence includes the following:
- the LOC139408699 gene encoding RING finger protein 208, which produces MSMSCLRRQPVTIPMDTVKIIQSEKFPRECTVPVTQPCFTPPPRVAWDGGGEGEIIVNQACSDLALEMTCTDLPPTRPMVSSPPAPMGRRESYLAQRKASAAEICYHQFHYKMEDVIVNQYVLRSSSTSSSTSSSSSGPVMPCEPLDCPTCGHTYNFAGKRPRILSCLHSVCEECLQILYESCPKYKFISCPTCRRETVLFTDYGLAALAINTSILSRLPSDPNGPVQWGGEADRSCYQTVRQYCQSACTCQIANPLSSCGIM; this is translated from the coding sequence ATGTCCATGTCCTGCCTCAGGCGGCAGCCTGTGACAATCCCCATGGATACCGTCAAGATCATCCAGTCGGAAAAGTTCCCCCGGGAATGCACGGTGCCAGTCACCCAGCCTTGCTTCACCCCTCCCCCACGGGTGGCatgggatggagggggagagggagagatcatTGTGAACCAGGCGTGCAGTGACCTAGCCCTGGAGATGACCTGCACTGACCTGCCCCCCACCAGACCCATGGTCTCATCTCCCCCAGCTCCCATGGGCCGCAGGGAGAGCTACCTGGCCCAGCGCAAAGCCAGCGCCGCAGAGATCTGCTACCACCAGTTCCACTACAAGATGGAGGACGTCATAGTCAACCAGTACGTGCTGCGTTcttcttccacctcctcctccacctcctcttcctcctcagggcCCGTGATGCCTTGTGAGCCCCTGGACTGCCCCACCTGCGGCCACACCTACAACTTTGCAGGCAAGCGTCCACGCATCCTCTCCTGCCTGCACTCAGTGTGTGAGGAGTGCTTGCAGATCCTCTACGAGTCCTGCCCCAAGTACAAGTTCATCTCGTGCCCAACGTGCAGGCGTGAGACGGTGCTGTTCACTGACTATGGGCTGGCTGCCCTGGCCATCAACACCAGCATCCTGAGCCGGCTGCCCTCTGACCCCAATGGCCCGGTGCAGTGGGGCGGGGAGGCCGACCGGAGCTGCTACCAGACGGTACGCCAGTACTGCCAGTCAGCCTGCACCTGTCAGATCGCCAACCCCCTGTCCTCCTGTGGCATCATGTAG